A window from Cellulomonas sp. C5510 encodes these proteins:
- a CDS encoding ABC transporter permease encodes MSAALRVEALKLRRATAAWVAALAVVLGVPALSAGLPAAARANGDSLLAAKVAGMVTGTGWDAVLALAAQVVSIGALLASGVLVSWCFGRELAEHRLAGLTSLPVGRDRIAWAKTVVLLAWGAATVVAAAAASVVAGVVTGLGAPGADELGGVGRVLAVGMLSVLLAVPLSLAASALRGYLPGVSVLLGIVVVTQVVTLSGAGAWFPWAAPGMWAGMGGPELARSVTPVQLALPVAVAAASAWGTARWWRRAPVI; translated from the coding sequence GTGAGCGCCGCCCTGCGCGTCGAGGCGCTCAAGCTCCGGCGTGCCACCGCGGCGTGGGTGGCGGCGCTCGCGGTCGTGCTCGGGGTGCCCGCGCTCAGCGCCGGCCTGCCCGCCGCCGCGCGCGCGAACGGCGACAGCCTGCTGGCCGCCAAGGTCGCGGGGATGGTGACCGGCACGGGCTGGGACGCGGTGCTCGCGCTCGCGGCCCAGGTGGTGTCGATCGGTGCGCTGCTGGCCTCCGGCGTGCTGGTGTCGTGGTGCTTCGGGCGCGAGCTCGCCGAGCACCGGCTCGCCGGTCTGACGTCCCTGCCCGTGGGGCGGGACCGCATCGCGTGGGCGAAGACGGTGGTGCTGCTCGCCTGGGGCGCGGCGACCGTGGTCGCGGCCGCTGCGGCGTCCGTGGTCGCGGGAGTCGTGACCGGGCTGGGCGCTCCGGGCGCGGACGAGCTGGGCGGCGTCGGTCGCGTCCTCGCCGTCGGGATGCTGTCGGTGCTGCTCGCCGTCCCGCTCTCCCTGGCGGCCAGCGCGCTGCGCGGCTACCTGCCGGGGGTGTCGGTGCTGCTCGGCATCGTGGTCGTCACGCAGGTGGTGACCCTCAGCGGCGCCGGGGCGTGGTTCCCGTGGGCGGCACCGGGCATGTGGGCGGGCATGGGCGGCCCGGAGCTCGCCCGGTCGGTGACGCCGGTGCAGCTCGCGTTGCCCGTCGCGGTCGCTGCGGCGTCCGCGTGGGGCACCGCGCGGTGGTGGCGGCGCGCGCCGGTGATCTGA
- a CDS encoding ABC transporter permease, which translates to MVRRRRIPEELGIGVVIVLVAAIFSLMSPTFRTFDNANLLLLNGTVIAFLAMGQAFVLLTGGIDLSTGSNIALTGMVAALLMRSGLPWWLAALAALAVGALVGTINGALIHYLRLPPFIVTFAAFGVAASIPLILTGASSVNVADPMFAVIGRGSLFGVPMPVVLVALFAVVLTVLLKLTPTGVRIYAVGGNRETSRLSGIPIGRVTMLVYALSGLCAGMGGLIVTSRLMVGYPSAGSGNELFYSIAAAVVGGVSLFGGIGTLPGALLGAVLIATVSNGMNVVGVQSYWQPLVIGLIILGGVIVDTYRRQSSLSALIRAHLPGRSGPGDPGGPGTTAPATPAAVPSGAAPAAPPGTAAP; encoded by the coding sequence ATGGTCAGGCGACGCCGGATCCCGGAGGAGCTCGGCATCGGTGTGGTGATCGTGCTCGTCGCCGCGATCTTCAGCCTGATGTCGCCGACGTTCCGCACGTTCGACAACGCGAACCTGCTGCTGCTCAACGGCACGGTGATCGCGTTCCTCGCGATGGGGCAGGCGTTCGTGCTGCTCACCGGTGGCATCGACCTGTCGACGGGCTCGAACATCGCGCTCACCGGCATGGTCGCGGCGCTCCTGATGCGCTCCGGGCTGCCGTGGTGGCTCGCCGCCCTCGCCGCGCTGGCCGTCGGCGCGCTGGTCGGCACGATCAACGGCGCCCTGATCCACTACCTGCGCCTGCCACCGTTCATCGTCACCTTCGCCGCCTTCGGCGTCGCCGCGAGCATCCCCCTGATCCTCACCGGGGCCAGCTCCGTCAACGTCGCCGACCCGATGTTCGCCGTGATCGGCCGCGGCTCGCTGTTCGGCGTGCCGATGCCCGTCGTGCTCGTCGCGCTGTTCGCCGTCGTGCTCACCGTGCTGCTCAAGCTCACGCCCACCGGCGTGCGCATCTACGCGGTCGGCGGCAACCGGGAGACCTCCCGGCTGTCCGGCATCCCGATCGGCCGCGTCACGATGCTGGTCTACGCGCTGTCCGGCCTGTGCGCCGGCATGGGCGGCCTCATCGTCACGTCCCGGCTCATGGTCGGCTACCCCTCCGCGGGCTCCGGCAACGAGCTGTTCTACTCGATCGCGGCCGCCGTCGTCGGCGGGGTCAGCCTGTTCGGCGGCATCGGAACCCTGCCCGGGGCCCTGCTCGGCGCGGTGCTGATCGCGACCGTCTCCAACGGCATGAACGTCGTCGGCGTCCAGTCGTACTGGCAGCCGCTCGTCATCGGCCTGATCATCCTCGGCGGCGTCATCGTCGACACCTACCGCCGCCAGTCCTCGCTGTCCGCGCTGATCCGGGCCCACCTGCCCGGCCGCAGCGGCCCCGGCGACCCCGGCGGACCCGGGACCACCGCCCCGGCGACCCCGGCCGCCGTCCCCTCCGGCGCCGCACCGGCCGCACCACCCGGCACCGCGGCCCCCTGA
- a CDS encoding SIS domain-containing protein, producing MTTAADSLETARAIVRREGRGVADVADQLDATFVTAVEMIGRVTGKVFVTGSGTSGAVARRMAHLLSVCGTPSLFLPGMDALHGTMGAVVRGDLLITISRGGESDELNDLSRRVQQRDVPVIALTAVPGSSLGRLADLTVVVDPGPEVDPGGVIAMGSTLATAVWGDALAAVLMQQRGYGWEQVLSTHPAGAVGRLETLPPALPVLGSPAATGAAPAPEAVQP from the coding sequence ATGACCACAGCCGCCGACAGCCTCGAGACCGCCCGCGCGATCGTGCGGCGCGAGGGCCGGGGCGTGGCCGACGTCGCCGACCAGCTCGACGCGACGTTCGTGACGGCGGTCGAGATGATCGGCCGGGTCACGGGCAAGGTCTTCGTCACCGGTTCCGGGACGTCGGGGGCCGTCGCGCGCCGCATGGCGCACCTGCTGTCGGTGTGCGGCACGCCGTCGCTGTTCCTGCCGGGGATGGACGCCCTGCACGGCACGATGGGTGCCGTGGTGCGCGGCGACCTCCTCATCACCATCTCGCGCGGCGGCGAGTCCGACGAGCTCAACGACCTGTCCCGGCGCGTCCAGCAGCGCGACGTCCCCGTCATCGCGCTCACCGCCGTGCCCGGGTCGTCGCTCGGGCGGCTCGCGGACCTGACGGTGGTCGTCGACCCCGGGCCGGAGGTCGACCCCGGCGGCGTCATCGCGATGGGGTCCACGCTGGCGACCGCCGTCTGGGGCGACGCCCTCGCCGCGGTGCTCATGCAGCAGCGGGGCTACGGCTGGGAGCAGGTGCTGTCCACGCACCCGGCCGGCGCCGTCGGCCGGCTCGAGACCCTGCCCCCGGCGCTGCCCGTGCTCGGGTCCCCCGCGGCGACCGGCGCCGCGCCGGCCCCGGAGGCCGTGCAGCCGTGA
- a CDS encoding TetR/AcrR family transcriptional regulator — translation MTASRSARTRDRLQDAALALMTEQGYDATTVEQIAQRAGVSHMTFFRHFPTKQAVVLDDPYDPAMADALRRQDASLPALEQVRRALLAAWAALPEPDDDRTRVRVRLAATHPALRAGVWSGNQRTEDLLVAVLLERDVPALEARVAAGACLGALMAALLHWGVAEDGPPLGSVVRTALEQLRGRGPEVAARD, via the coding sequence GTGACCGCATCCCGGAGCGCACGCACGCGGGACCGCCTGCAGGACGCCGCCCTCGCGCTCATGACCGAGCAGGGGTACGACGCGACCACGGTCGAGCAGATCGCCCAGCGGGCCGGCGTCTCCCACATGACCTTCTTCCGCCACTTCCCCACCAAGCAGGCCGTCGTCCTCGACGACCCGTACGACCCGGCGATGGCCGACGCGCTGCGCCGCCAGGACGCGTCGCTCCCGGCGCTCGAGCAGGTGCGGCGCGCCCTGCTCGCGGCGTGGGCGGCGCTCCCGGAGCCGGACGACGACCGCACCCGCGTGCGGGTCCGGCTGGCCGCGACGCACCCCGCGCTGCGCGCCGGCGTCTGGAGCGGCAACCAGCGCACGGAGGACCTGCTCGTCGCCGTGCTGCTCGAGCGTGACGTGCCGGCGCTCGAGGCCCGCGTCGCCGCGGGGGCGTGCCTCGGGGCCCTCATGGCCGCGCTCCTGCACTGGGGTGTCGCGGAGGACGGTCCGCCCCTCGGCTCCGTGGTGCGGACCGCGCTCGAGCAGCTCCGCGGACGTGGGCCGGAGGTGGCGGCCCGTGACTGA
- a CDS encoding substrate-binding domain-containing protein: protein MKLRAPVLAAGLCAAGLTLAACSAVDTGTGSSGGSDDSSGSSAASSEIPRPDSCDDDTPYVAVALPNLTNPYYVAMKQGFEDAGEANGFDVEVQIADDDDANQLAQVQAMLQKQPCALALNAVKSEPGAAIVKAANDAGVPVFTVNVGIDPDALESQGASIVQYLGADNVAGGQQTAEQVLADLGADAELTIGFVTEPDETPTQMRDQGFEDEIASNPNAEVVARVDGNVKPDDSLRATTEMLSGNPGINVIFASTGPAAYGALQALSAGSDVKVYGFCAAEVTLTEQYPACVAQEPNVYGTEVVEQIRAWADGATPEPEILKPLKLFTVGETPGPGEVG, encoded by the coding sequence ATGAAGCTTCGTGCCCCCGTCCTCGCCGCCGGCCTGTGCGCCGCCGGCCTCACCCTCGCGGCGTGCAGCGCCGTCGACACCGGCACCGGGTCCTCCGGCGGGTCCGACGACAGCTCGGGCTCGTCCGCCGCCTCGAGCGAGATCCCCCGCCCCGACTCGTGCGACGACGACACCCCCTACGTCGCGGTCGCGCTGCCGAACCTCACCAACCCCTACTACGTCGCCATGAAGCAGGGCTTCGAGGACGCGGGCGAGGCCAACGGCTTCGACGTCGAGGTGCAGATCGCCGACGACGACGACGCCAACCAGCTCGCCCAGGTCCAGGCGATGCTGCAGAAGCAGCCGTGCGCCCTGGCGCTCAACGCGGTGAAGTCGGAGCCCGGCGCCGCGATCGTCAAGGCCGCGAACGACGCGGGCGTCCCGGTGTTCACGGTGAACGTCGGCATCGACCCCGACGCCCTCGAGTCGCAGGGCGCGAGCATCGTGCAGTACCTCGGCGCGGACAACGTCGCCGGCGGCCAGCAGACCGCCGAGCAGGTGCTCGCCGACCTGGGCGCCGACGCCGAGCTGACCATCGGGTTCGTCACCGAGCCGGACGAGACGCCCACGCAGATGCGCGACCAGGGCTTCGAGGACGAGATCGCGTCGAACCCGAACGCCGAGGTCGTCGCCCGCGTGGACGGCAACGTCAAGCCCGACGACAGCCTGCGCGCCACCACGGAGATGCTGTCCGGCAACCCGGGCATCAACGTCATCTTCGCCTCCACCGGGCCGGCCGCGTACGGCGCGCTCCAGGCGCTCAGCGCGGGCAGCGACGTGAAGGTCTACGGGTTCTGCGCCGCCGAGGTCACGCTCACCGAGCAGTACCCGGCGTGCGTCGCCCAGGAGCCGAACGTGTACGGCACCGAGGTCGTCGAGCAGATCCGCGCGTGGGCCGACGGCGCCACCCCGGAGCCCGAGATCCTCAAGCCGCTGAAGCTGTTCACGGTCGGCGAGACCCCCGGACCGGGCGAGGTCGGCTGA
- the xylB gene encoding xylulokinase, translating to MTGVVAGVDSSTQSCTVELRDADDGRLLGTGRSPHPPTSPPVSEQHPDAWWRALEQALAAALAAAGLAARDVDAVSVAAQCHGLVMLDAAGRVLRPAKLWNDTTSSPQAAALVRELGAAGWADAVGSVPTAAFTITKLAWVAEHEPQHLDALRTVLLPHDYLTHRLTGRAVTDRSEASGTGYYAAHTGRYLVDHLRRWVRDDLPWPELLPEVLAPSEPAGTASTPDARRLGLRPDVVVGAGAGDQHAGALGTGLAPHQVLYSLGTSGVVMTTSPTPVHDPSAWVDGVADAAGGWLPLVCTLNCTKVTDTMARLLGVDHAGLAALALAAPARADRPLLAAFLDGERSPDRPAARGLLAGLRTDTTREELALAAVEGVVLGLVRGHEAIRAAGATADGPVVVAGGGARSAAYRQVLADTLGTPVETRAVDEATARGAAVQAAAVLAGADVRDVRDAWAPATTGVVEPRRAPDPEVARRYRALADTRQPDEPQPGRTSPAGSPNEE from the coding sequence GTGACGGGCGTCGTCGCCGGCGTCGACTCCTCGACGCAGTCCTGCACCGTCGAGCTGCGCGACGCGGACGACGGCCGCCTGCTGGGCACGGGACGCAGCCCGCACCCGCCGACGTCGCCGCCGGTCAGCGAGCAGCACCCGGACGCGTGGTGGCGGGCGCTGGAGCAGGCGCTCGCCGCCGCGCTCGCCGCGGCCGGGCTCGCCGCGCGGGACGTGGACGCCGTGTCCGTCGCGGCGCAGTGCCACGGCCTCGTCATGCTCGACGCCGCCGGGCGCGTGCTGCGCCCGGCGAAGCTCTGGAACGACACGACGTCCAGCCCGCAGGCCGCGGCGCTCGTGCGCGAGCTCGGCGCGGCCGGCTGGGCCGACGCCGTCGGGTCGGTGCCGACCGCCGCGTTCACGATCACCAAGCTCGCGTGGGTCGCCGAGCACGAGCCACAGCACCTGGACGCGCTGCGCACCGTGCTGCTGCCCCACGACTACCTCACCCACCGGCTGACCGGCCGGGCCGTCACCGACCGGTCCGAGGCCTCGGGCACCGGCTACTACGCCGCGCACACCGGCCGGTACCTCGTCGACCACCTGCGGCGCTGGGTCCGCGACGACCTGCCGTGGCCGGAGCTGCTCCCGGAGGTGCTCGCGCCGTCGGAGCCCGCCGGCACGGCGAGCACCCCGGACGCCCGCCGGCTCGGCCTGCGACCCGACGTCGTGGTCGGCGCGGGTGCGGGCGACCAGCACGCCGGCGCGCTCGGTACCGGCCTCGCCCCGCACCAGGTGCTGTACAGCCTCGGCACGTCCGGGGTCGTGATGACGACCTCGCCCACCCCGGTGCACGACCCGTCCGCGTGGGTGGACGGCGTGGCCGACGCCGCGGGCGGGTGGCTGCCGCTGGTCTGCACCCTCAACTGCACCAAGGTCACCGACACGATGGCGCGGCTGCTGGGCGTCGACCACGCGGGGCTCGCCGCCCTCGCGCTGGCGGCGCCCGCCCGCGCGGACCGGCCGCTGCTGGCCGCGTTCCTGGACGGCGAGCGCAGCCCCGACCGCCCCGCCGCCCGCGGGCTGCTCGCCGGGCTGCGCACGGACACCACGCGCGAGGAGCTCGCGCTCGCGGCGGTCGAGGGCGTCGTCCTGGGGCTCGTCCGCGGGCACGAGGCGATCCGCGCGGCCGGCGCCACCGCCGACGGCCCGGTCGTCGTGGCCGGCGGCGGCGCCCGGTCGGCCGCGTACCGGCAGGTGCTCGCCGACACGCTCGGCACGCCGGTCGAGACCCGCGCGGTCGACGAGGCCACCGCCCGCGGCGCCGCCGTCCAGGCCGCCGCGGTGCTGGCGGGGGCGGACGTGCGGGACGTGCGGGACGCGTGGGCGCCCGCGACCACCGGCGTCGTCGAGCCTCGCCGCGCCCCGGACCCGGAGGTGGCGCGCCGCTACCGGGCGCTGGCCGACACCCGCCAGCCGGACGAGCCGCAGCCCGGACGCACGTCGCCCGCCGGGTCCCCGAACGAGGAGTGA
- a CDS encoding sugar ABC transporter ATP-binding protein: MTTSTGTPAGLSVRGITKTYSGVSVLHGVSVDVRPGDVVGLVGHNGAGKSTLLRTISGATTPDGGRIVVDGRPAAVDSPADAIAAGIATVYQELALLPNLTVAQNVFLGQERSRGGLLRREEMRAAARELVASFGIEVDVDRKLGDYPVATRQMLEIAVATHRDARYLLLDEPTTSLEGGQVERLLDVVRSLAADRGLGIVFVDHKLDELYAVCNRVVALVDGRVRIDAHVDEVGRQDVVAAIAGDEAAEHAAPRPSPAGAPAPSGAPTPAPAPAGAAPARAVPDTRAWFPDATPRPLLEVRGLRAPGVAGVTLTAEPGRVLGLYGLVGAGRTELLRALVGLAPVSGGAITLDGRPYRPGNPAHAQREGVVYVTEERKSDGIVPGLDSPMNVALPVLRRYRRAGLLDTRRMLREADDLLGSLRVRGDRHGPVVSLSGGNQQKVLLARAIAQRPRVLLLDEPTKGVDLGVKAEIHRIVRSLAHDAGLTVLLVSSEEDEVCEVADDIVVVSHGRSTGDRVPAEHRTPQALRHAAWDAA; this comes from the coding sequence ATGACGACGTCGACCGGGACGCCGGCTGGGCTGAGCGTCCGAGGGATCACCAAGACGTACTCGGGTGTGTCGGTGCTGCACGGCGTCTCGGTCGACGTCCGGCCGGGCGACGTCGTCGGGCTGGTCGGCCACAACGGGGCCGGCAAGTCGACGCTGCTGCGCACCATCTCCGGGGCCACCACCCCCGACGGCGGGCGCATCGTGGTGGACGGCCGCCCCGCGGCGGTCGACTCGCCCGCGGACGCCATCGCCGCCGGCATCGCGACCGTCTACCAGGAGCTGGCGCTGCTGCCGAACCTCACGGTGGCGCAGAACGTCTTCCTCGGGCAGGAACGGTCCCGCGGGGGGCTGCTGCGCCGGGAGGAGATGCGCGCGGCGGCCCGCGAGCTCGTCGCGTCGTTCGGGATCGAGGTGGACGTCGACCGCAAGCTCGGCGACTACCCCGTCGCCACCCGGCAGATGCTCGAGATCGCGGTCGCCACCCACCGCGACGCCCGCTACCTGCTGCTGGACGAGCCGACCACCAGCCTCGAGGGCGGGCAGGTCGAGCGGCTGCTCGACGTCGTCCGCTCGCTGGCCGCCGACCGCGGGCTGGGCATCGTGTTCGTCGACCACAAGCTCGACGAGCTGTACGCGGTGTGCAACCGCGTCGTGGCGCTCGTCGACGGGCGGGTCCGCATCGACGCGCACGTCGACGAGGTCGGCCGGCAGGACGTCGTCGCGGCGATCGCCGGGGACGAGGCCGCGGAGCACGCCGCTCCCCGGCCCTCCCCCGCCGGCGCCCCGGCGCCCTCCGGCGCTCCCACCCCCGCCCCCGCCCCCGCCGGCGCCGCACCCGCGCGCGCCGTCCCCGACACCCGGGCGTGGTTCCCTGACGCCACGCCCAGGCCCCTCCTGGAGGTCCGCGGCCTGCGCGCCCCCGGCGTCGCCGGCGTGACCCTCACCGCCGAGCCGGGCCGCGTGCTCGGCCTGTACGGGCTCGTCGGCGCCGGGCGGACGGAGCTGCTGCGCGCGCTCGTCGGCCTGGCCCCGGTGTCCGGCGGCGCGATCACCCTCGACGGCCGCCCGTACCGCCCGGGCAACCCCGCGCACGCCCAGCGGGAGGGCGTGGTCTACGTGACCGAGGAGCGCAAGAGCGACGGCATCGTGCCGGGCCTCGACTCCCCGATGAACGTCGCGCTGCCCGTCCTGCGCCGCTACCGCCGCGCCGGCCTGCTCGACACCCGCCGCATGCTGCGCGAGGCGGACGACCTACTGGGCAGCCTGCGGGTGCGCGGGGACCGCCACGGACCCGTCGTCAGCCTGTCCGGCGGCAACCAGCAGAAGGTGCTGCTGGCCCGCGCGATCGCCCAGCGGCCCCGCGTCCTGCTGCTCGACGAGCCCACCAAGGGCGTCGACCTGGGCGTGAAGGCCGAGATCCACCGGATCGTCCGCTCGCTCGCGCACGACGCCGGGCTGACGGTGCTGCTCGTGTCCTCCGAGGAGGACGAGGTGTGCGAGGTCGCCGACGACATCGTCGTCGTCTCGCACGGCCGCAGCACCGGCGACCGGGTCCCCGCCGAGCACCGCACGCCGCAGGCCCTGCGGCACGCCGCCTGGGACGCCGCGTGA
- a CDS encoding ABC transporter ATP-binding protein, protein MTEDVLVAAHGVGVRFGPETALDGVDLSVRRGEVHALVGLNGAGKSTLLRVLLAMVRPGRGHVDLRLPESGHPLVRVGPGAARVPDAVWGRVGHLVESALAYPELTVRESVRCAGLLRGLSTRDAREATERLLDELALRHWADRRNAALSLGNRQRAGLACAVVARPRLLVLDEPTNALDPAGVLVVRRVVRALADEGSGVLVSSHHLDEVARVADRITVLHRGRVLGTLPPGGTDLERAFFGMVYDAEERLGVAS, encoded by the coding sequence GTGACTGAGGACGTGCTGGTCGCGGCGCACGGCGTCGGGGTGCGATTCGGACCTGAGACCGCGCTCGACGGCGTCGACCTGTCCGTGCGGCGCGGCGAGGTGCACGCGCTCGTCGGGCTCAACGGCGCCGGCAAGTCGACCCTGCTGCGGGTGCTGCTCGCGATGGTCCGCCCCGGCCGGGGGCACGTGGACCTGCGCCTGCCGGAGTCCGGGCACCCGCTGGTCCGGGTCGGGCCCGGGGCCGCGCGGGTGCCCGACGCCGTGTGGGGTCGCGTCGGGCACCTCGTCGAGAGCGCGCTCGCCTACCCGGAGCTGACCGTCCGGGAGTCCGTGCGGTGCGCCGGGCTGCTGCGAGGGCTCAGCACGCGGGACGCGCGGGAGGCGACGGAGCGGCTGCTCGACGAGCTGGCCCTCCGGCACTGGGCGGACCGCCGCAACGCCGCGCTGTCGCTCGGCAACCGGCAGCGCGCCGGACTGGCCTGCGCCGTGGTCGCACGACCCCGGCTGCTGGTGCTCGACGAGCCGACGAACGCGCTCGACCCGGCCGGGGTGCTCGTCGTCCGGCGGGTGGTGCGCGCGCTCGCCGACGAGGGCAGCGGCGTCCTGGTGTCCAGCCACCACCTGGACGAGGTCGCGCGCGTCGCCGACCGGATCACCGTGCTGCACCGCGGGCGGGTGCTCGGCACGCTGCCGCCGGGAGGGACGGACCTCGAGCGGGCGTTCTTCGGCATGGTCTACGACGCCGAGGAGCGGCTGGGGGTCGCGTCGTGA
- a CDS encoding sugar-binding transcriptional regulator, protein MSEEAARGGTSDERALTVLAARRYYVDDASKVQIAEELGISRFKVARLLEQAKADGVVTITVHADGLRDPVLEARLREHLGLAEVTVVEASGDDAAVRRQVGETAAQVLGATLRPGEVLGLAWGRTLTAMSAALPPLPRVDVVQLTGAIGTDLDESPVEIVRRVALRSGGVARPIFAPLVVDDARTAAALRRQPDVAAALGMFGSVTTAVVSVGSWDPPESQLLRTIGDDERQELLDAGVRAEVASLLVSDDGQLVAPAFQDRCVTIAYEQMRAVPRIVAAAGGARKARAVAAIVRAGLCTELVTDRALAEALLALPPVAVPGPPGAGR, encoded by the coding sequence ATGAGCGAGGAGGCAGCCCGTGGGGGCACGTCGGACGAGCGCGCGCTGACGGTGCTGGCGGCGCGGCGCTACTACGTCGACGACGCGTCCAAGGTGCAGATCGCCGAGGAGCTGGGCATCTCCCGCTTCAAGGTCGCGCGGCTGCTCGAGCAGGCCAAGGCCGACGGCGTCGTCACGATCACCGTCCACGCGGACGGCCTGCGCGACCCGGTGCTCGAGGCCCGGCTCCGCGAGCACCTCGGCCTGGCGGAGGTCACCGTCGTCGAGGCCAGCGGCGACGACGCCGCGGTCCGGCGCCAGGTCGGCGAGACCGCCGCCCAGGTGCTCGGCGCGACGCTGCGGCCCGGCGAGGTGCTGGGCCTGGCGTGGGGGCGGACCCTGACGGCGATGAGCGCGGCGCTGCCGCCCCTGCCGCGCGTGGACGTCGTCCAGCTCACCGGCGCGATCGGCACCGACCTCGACGAGTCGCCGGTCGAGATCGTCCGTCGCGTCGCCCTGCGGTCCGGCGGCGTCGCGCGCCCGATCTTCGCGCCGCTCGTGGTGGACGACGCCCGCACCGCCGCGGCGCTGCGCCGGCAGCCCGACGTGGCCGCCGCGCTCGGGATGTTCGGCTCGGTGACGACCGCAGTGGTGTCCGTCGGGTCGTGGGACCCGCCGGAGTCCCAGCTCCTGCGCACCATCGGGGACGACGAGCGGCAGGAGCTGCTCGACGCGGGCGTCCGGGCCGAGGTCGCCTCCCTGCTGGTCTCGGACGACGGCCAGCTCGTCGCGCCGGCCTTCCAGGACCGCTGCGTCACCATCGCCTACGAGCAGATGCGGGCCGTGCCGCGGATCGTCGCGGCCGCGGGCGGGGCGCGCAAGGCGCGGGCCGTCGCGGCGATCGTGCGCGCGGGGCTGTGCACCGAGCTCGTCACCGACCGGGCGCTCGCCGAGGCGCTGCTCGCGCTGCCGCCGGTGGCGGTGCCCGGCCCACCGGGGGCGGGTCGGTGA
- a CDS encoding transaldolase family protein, translated as MLLYLDAADTTALEPLLATGLFRGVTTNPLILQRGGVRLPAVPDLVGWLLAHGSREVFVQTTAHDVDAVVREGHDLRALSDRLVVKVPATAEGLAATRRLADDGVPVLVTAVYHPRQAVLAAAAGARWIAPYLGRMTESGRDGHALVAQMVRVLAGTGTGTLVASVRTPDDVVTLAEAGADAVTLAPDVARGLFAEPLTDAAVAQFDAAAAALA; from the coding sequence ATGCTGCTGTACCTGGACGCCGCGGACACCACCGCCCTGGAGCCGCTGCTGGCCACGGGCCTGTTCCGGGGCGTCACGACCAACCCGCTCATCCTGCAGCGCGGCGGCGTCCGGCTGCCCGCCGTGCCGGACCTGGTGGGCTGGCTGCTCGCCCACGGCAGCCGCGAGGTGTTCGTGCAGACCACCGCGCACGACGTCGACGCCGTGGTCCGCGAGGGCCACGACCTGCGCGCGCTGTCCGACCGCCTCGTGGTGAAGGTGCCCGCCACGGCGGAGGGCCTGGCGGCCACGCGGCGGCTCGCGGACGACGGGGTGCCCGTGCTCGTCACGGCCGTCTACCACCCGCGGCAGGCCGTGCTCGCGGCCGCCGCCGGCGCCCGGTGGATCGCCCCCTACCTCGGCCGCATGACCGAGTCCGGCCGCGACGGCCACGCGCTGGTGGCGCAGATGGTCCGGGTGCTGGCGGGCACCGGAACGGGCACCCTCGTGGCCAGCGTCCGCACGCCCGACGACGTCGTCACGCTCGCCGAGGCGGGGGCGGACGCCGTCACGCTGGCGCCGGACGTCGCGCGCGGGCTGTTCGCGGAGCCGCTCACGGACGCGGCCGTCGCGCAGTTCGACGCCGCGGCCGCCGCGCTCGCCTGA